The following are encoded in a window of Brevibacillus sp. DP1.3A genomic DNA:
- a CDS encoding DUF2634 domain-containing protein, translating to MFPELNGDETQLVQSPDNPIPWTYKFDWTTKQLQQGPDGRYLRTTTYAEYLEETAKKILNTRRFRYEIYSERYGVDFLYETGRMGSGISLPAIKTQAQEALEAHSEVERAEVVDIRFENNRIIFSLEIEGTRGTTRTEVNTWQR from the coding sequence ATGTTTCCAGAGCTGAACGGAGACGAAACACAACTGGTTCAATCTCCAGATAACCCAATTCCGTGGACATACAAATTCGACTGGACCACAAAACAATTGCAGCAAGGGCCAGATGGTCGCTATTTGCGGACGACCACCTATGCAGAGTACCTGGAAGAGACAGCAAAGAAAATCCTGAATACGCGTCGTTTCCGGTACGAGATTTACTCGGAAAGATACGGCGTAGACTTTCTATACGAGACAGGAAGGATGGGCTCGGGCATTTCGCTGCCAGCGATTAAGACGCAAGCACAAGAGGCGCTAGAGGCTCACAGTGAGGTTGAGCGTGCGGAAGTGGTAGACATTCGGTTTGAGAACAACCGGATCATTTTTTCGCTCGAAATTGAGGGCACGAGAGGGACAACTAGGACGGAGGTGAATACATGGCAACGTTAG
- a CDS encoding baseplate J/gp47 family protein: MATLDKPEMPILRETPDQIYQRMANRMALIAQKRGETPPATEEGEIFYDLGYPIAEEISDQQQLFEYGFLQRFLPWADGEFLDATGVFFGLSRNEAETDDAYRQRLIDRARTEEGDGRRQDYERWARNVDGVGGAVAIEKTRHDLSIDVYITDLTGNPAGQELATSVRTKLEDKRRALHDLQVLPANVYPVTIAVKLALRPDAEFEKVKDQITTQIKTYLKGRSQIVYQQIGALFFVDGVIDFSGYTLNGAELNLTVPADSVSTLTMAVTT, from the coding sequence ATGGCAACGTTAGACAAACCAGAAATGCCGATTCTCAGGGAAACCCCGGATCAGATTTATCAGCGGATGGCAAATCGGATGGCATTGATAGCGCAAAAGCGTGGAGAGACGCCACCAGCGACGGAAGAGGGAGAAATCTTTTATGACCTCGGCTATCCGATCGCAGAGGAAATCAGCGATCAGCAGCAGTTATTTGAGTACGGTTTTCTCCAGCGTTTTCTCCCCTGGGCGGATGGAGAGTTTTTAGATGCAACAGGCGTATTCTTCGGCTTATCTCGCAATGAGGCGGAGACAGACGACGCATATCGGCAGCGCTTAATTGATCGAGCTCGTACAGAAGAGGGAGACGGCAGACGCCAAGACTACGAGCGGTGGGCACGAAATGTAGATGGGGTAGGAGGAGCCGTTGCTATTGAGAAGACGCGGCATGATCTATCTATCGACGTGTATATCACAGACCTGACAGGCAATCCTGCCGGGCAGGAACTGGCTACGAGTGTACGGACGAAACTGGAAGACAAACGAAGGGCCTTGCACGACTTGCAGGTACTGCCAGCGAACGTTTATCCGGTGACTATCGCTGTAAAACTTGCTTTGCGACCAGATGCGGAATTCGAGAAGGTCAAAGACCAAATTACTACGCAAATCAAAACCTACCTAAAAGGGCGTTCTCAGATCGTGTACCAGCAGATAGGAGCGCTCTTTTTCGTGGATGGTGTAATAGACTTCTCAGGCTACACCTTAAACGGCGCGGAATTGAATTTGACGGTGCCTGCTGACTCTGTATCGACCCTAACCATGGCGGTGACAACATGA
- a CDS encoding DNRLRE domain-containing protein: MPVITLDTSNSILRDNCVYQSQPNTVMDHLAQQIPVGLSLNNGSAYRGLLYFDLGLLPNDALIANATLTLSRYTYQSAANKKIEVEAVATEWEQESVTWANQPAGTNVKVTFETDPLADSTINVNVTNIVRGWSDGTLKMVGFRLKYVSETIGGQIVSGDRIEFYSSNAPSTSVRPKLTIDYVAPTGDKKAVENVGAVSVFEASSSSISLQPHASTKAGDLMIATVINNVSNFGLVAPSGWTKISETVTGSARTGYYHKRATASEPAAIFTSTNSSANISGWGLSIDTLRNVKAVKETAGTPYHSNVFRMIAPATSASTTKNYAFTSTVTNAVSASIAPDNLSTKQLNARTFSGAAFESNGRYMYSQLKFKDNYSVITFGSQGVGEARVIFLEPTQNEPPTPPSNVTVDKIEYTVGDTIKINYSPGVDPNGDPVSYRLYQQDGETGAWKYLDTTTLTNPSIICQPMIDTNVSKVGVMSIDDKNSMSTVAESAPFSVKQKNGDINAPTEVASGSFSSTASVPVMRFANGWLGYVVRSSSATQASIVLSKDQGKTWILSGDINGSFLKGLTAIANENMLYVVYPSNATTISAVALDVTTLTTNSLITKPATTVLTVVDTQGLSVAFDKTNNKLLVASASKTPTNQASFNVFRNDVTLNSVGEITGVTYIGAITSHNLSNSNCSNVSIDVAPNGAYEYVVFRESTGGLVYFAGRVLNKSTSMWSAIPTISAGVGNVTNPQVAVTPDGKVHTFGAITINDVSKAIYRRSIDNGATWSAYVDLGACWDTSMSVAPDNKVHVYIINVSYIYHTYSNDGFITFPSSTVRASDVQGSYINATSSFRDASFRTKFTVPPSIYRRRRSYDNAQMLSFFGRWEVAKQPTVTLTSPADNLELIEGMSYTIAGQAKSEMSGTVIVVNTSFFAGNVPIGTFVSDGVTPYNFSKTFTYKNKQMFDGNTPVSPILAENKKHVANTHAVDTTNNLTSDIGARFFTVKYNMAPVISGTDQDLGAFMQIPSVNYSATDPEGNTFTFSEYLNGKQIRSFTGVAGQQYTVEISHDAWIRLDLDMQHQIKIVATDSAGVSSERIYTFTRTETHIEFLLEYGNPDIKADFTLDGMPLRVLVTLERYLPEGSSIESVKVCNNYLDDVPTWEDCTNAVKVNRGYLFTNKNKTAPEWAINLWVTIDKGTAKERVLVNGYGGAFD; the protein is encoded by the coding sequence ATGCCTGTAATCACTCTAGATACATCTAATTCGATTTTGCGCGATAACTGTGTATATCAATCACAACCAAATACAGTAATGGATCACCTCGCCCAGCAAATTCCTGTAGGACTTTCGTTGAACAACGGTAGTGCGTATAGAGGTCTGCTTTACTTTGACCTTGGTCTTTTGCCGAATGACGCGCTTATCGCCAACGCAACACTCACCCTTTCTAGATATACTTACCAAAGCGCGGCAAATAAAAAAATCGAAGTTGAGGCTGTCGCGACTGAGTGGGAACAAGAATCTGTGACATGGGCTAACCAACCAGCAGGAACAAACGTTAAGGTTACGTTCGAAACAGACCCTCTGGCAGACAGCACCATTAACGTAAACGTAACCAACATAGTTCGCGGTTGGTCTGACGGAACACTAAAGATGGTCGGATTCCGCCTTAAATATGTCTCTGAAACAATTGGTGGTCAGATTGTTAGCGGAGACAGAATCGAGTTTTATTCAAGCAACGCTCCATCGACATCAGTAAGACCGAAGCTGACAATTGACTACGTTGCTCCCACGGGAGATAAAAAGGCAGTAGAAAACGTAGGTGCTGTTTCTGTTTTCGAGGCGTCTAGTTCATCCATTTCCCTGCAACCTCACGCGAGTACAAAAGCCGGAGATTTAATGATTGCTACCGTTATCAACAACGTGAGCAACTTTGGTTTAGTCGCTCCTTCCGGGTGGACAAAGATATCTGAAACAGTTACAGGAAGTGCGAGAACTGGTTATTATCACAAAAGAGCAACAGCTTCAGAACCAGCGGCGATATTCACATCTACAAACAGTAGTGCAAACATTTCTGGTTGGGGATTATCTATCGATACGTTGCGAAACGTTAAGGCTGTAAAGGAAACGGCTGGAACACCATATCATAGCAATGTATTCAGGATGATAGCTCCAGCAACGTCTGCTTCCACCACAAAGAATTATGCATTCACATCAACTGTAACCAACGCAGTATCAGCGAGTATCGCGCCAGACAACTTATCAACAAAACAACTAAACGCTAGGACATTTTCAGGAGCGGCATTCGAGTCTAACGGCAGATATATGTACAGTCAATTGAAGTTCAAGGATAATTATTCTGTAATCACTTTCGGTTCTCAAGGTGTTGGTGAAGCTAGGGTTATCTTCTTGGAACCAACGCAAAACGAACCTCCAACACCGCCATCTAACGTGACTGTGGACAAGATCGAATACACAGTCGGCGATACAATTAAAATCAACTACTCTCCGGGAGTCGATCCAAACGGCGACCCTGTTAGCTACAGATTATACCAGCAAGACGGAGAGACAGGAGCGTGGAAATATCTTGACACGACGACTTTAACTAACCCTTCCATCATCTGTCAACCTATGATTGACACTAACGTATCAAAAGTCGGCGTCATGTCTATAGATGATAAAAACTCAATGTCTACAGTAGCTGAGTCAGCTCCGTTTTCCGTAAAGCAAAAAAACGGAGACATAAACGCTCCTACAGAAGTGGCAAGCGGAAGTTTCTCGTCTACAGCTTCCGTCCCTGTGATGCGGTTCGCTAACGGTTGGTTGGGATATGTAGTCCGGTCGTCTTCTGCCACTCAAGCGTCTATTGTTTTGAGTAAAGATCAAGGCAAGACTTGGATTCTTTCTGGAGATATAAACGGATCGTTTTTGAAGGGACTTACAGCAATTGCAAACGAAAATATGTTGTATGTCGTGTACCCGTCTAACGCTACGACCATCTCTGCTGTGGCTCTCGACGTAACCACGCTAACGACCAACTCACTGATAACAAAGCCGGCTACAACGGTATTAACCGTAGTTGACACCCAAGGGTTGTCTGTTGCGTTCGACAAGACCAACAACAAATTACTAGTGGCATCCGCCTCTAAGACTCCAACTAACCAAGCTTCCTTCAATGTATTCAGGAATGACGTAACGTTGAACAGCGTTGGTGAAATAACAGGAGTGACGTACATCGGAGCCATCACTAGCCACAATCTATCTAACTCTAACTGTTCCAACGTATCCATTGACGTAGCGCCTAACGGAGCTTATGAGTACGTTGTATTCCGAGAATCTACAGGAGGGTTAGTGTACTTCGCTGGTCGCGTTTTGAATAAGTCCACATCGATGTGGAGCGCGATTCCGACGATAAGTGCTGGTGTTGGCAATGTCACCAACCCGCAAGTAGCCGTGACGCCTGACGGAAAAGTTCATACATTTGGAGCCATAACCATAAACGATGTATCTAAGGCGATTTACAGACGCTCTATTGACAATGGAGCTACTTGGAGCGCATACGTTGATTTGGGCGCTTGCTGGGATACATCTATGTCCGTTGCTCCAGACAACAAAGTTCACGTTTATATCATTAACGTGTCATACATTTACCACACTTACTCTAACGACGGGTTTATCACATTCCCATCGTCTACAGTACGAGCTAGCGATGTGCAAGGATCGTACATTAACGCCACATCATCATTCCGTGATGCAAGTTTCAGGACTAAGTTCACTGTTCCTCCGAGCATTTACAGAAGAAGGAGATCGTATGACAACGCGCAAATGCTTTCTTTCTTTGGGAGGTGGGAAGTTGCAAAACAACCTACAGTAACACTGACAAGCCCAGCCGACAACTTGGAACTGATAGAAGGAATGAGTTATACAATCGCAGGTCAAGCGAAGAGTGAGATGTCCGGCACTGTAATTGTAGTAAACACTAGCTTTTTCGCTGGAAACGTTCCGATTGGTACATTTGTATCTGACGGTGTCACGCCATACAATTTCAGCAAGACTTTCACATACAAAAACAAGCAAATGTTCGACGGAAACACGCCAGTATCGCCGATACTAGCTGAAAACAAAAAGCACGTAGCGAACACGCACGCCGTAGATACAACAAATAACCTAACATCTGACATAGGCGCTAGGTTTTTCACAGTAAAATACAACATGGCTCCCGTCATCAGCGGAACAGATCAAGACCTCGGCGCGTTCATGCAAATTCCAAGCGTGAACTATTCAGCCACCGATCCAGAGGGCAATACTTTCACTTTTAGCGAGTATCTGAACGGCAAGCAAATCAGGTCATTTACGGGCGTAGCCGGACAGCAATACACAGTTGAAATTAGCCATGACGCTTGGATTCGATTGGATTTGGACATGCAGCATCAAATCAAGATCGTTGCCACGGACAGCGCGGGAGTCTCATCCGAACGGATTTACACATTCACCCGAACAGAGACTCATATAGAATTTTTGCTAGAGTACGGAAATCCAGATATTAAAGCAGACTTCACTTTGGACGGTATGCCATTACGTGTCTTAGTGACACTTGAAAGATACTTGCCAGAAGGCTCGTCAATTGAAAGTGTGAAAGTCTGCAATAACTACTTAGATGATGTGCCGACATGGGAAGACTGCACAAATGCGGTAAAGGTCAACCGAGGCTATTTGTTCACCAATAAGAATAAAACAGCTCCCGAATGGGCTATTAATCTATGGGTGACAATCGACAAAGGAACAGCTAAGGAACGTGTACTTGTAAATGGTTATGGGGGTGCGTTCGATTAA
- a CDS encoding XkdX family protein, which produces MAFWELAFSMNWVTAEKLRLAVKTTSNPFGEISPKEFKQITNQDF; this is translated from the coding sequence ATGGCATTTTGGGAGTTGGCATTTAGCATGAATTGGGTCACAGCAGAAAAGCTGCGGCTAGCAGTAAAAACAACATCCAATCCTTTTGGAGAAATCTCGCCAAAGGAATTCAAGCAAATTACTAACCAAGATTTTTAA
- a CDS encoding holin family protein, which produces MKSLHSLESIATPANAWATTAGAIVSPAFHYLYGTNRQDILIVLFFMIVLDWITGISAAKKDQSYSSDYGLSRIPRTLFLMALPAVANLLDRVMGTPGFLFYGVTFGLIYHTWTSLTANAHRAGWPMPKSVEKLVSAEIKAKAERAKRKES; this is translated from the coding sequence ATGAAATCCCTACACAGCCTAGAAAGCATCGCAACCCCAGCAAACGCCTGGGCGACAACAGCAGGTGCCATCGTGTCGCCCGCCTTTCACTATCTATACGGCACGAACCGCCAAGACATCCTCATCGTCCTCTTCTTCATGATCGTCCTCGACTGGATCACAGGCATCTCCGCCGCCAAAAAGGACCAATCCTACTCCTCCGACTACGGCCTGTCCCGAATCCCACGCACCTTATTCCTCATGGCCCTACCTGCCGTAGCCAATCTCCTAGACCGCGTCATGGGCACCCCAGGATTCTTATTCTACGGTGTCACCTTCGGCCTTATCTACCACACCTGGACAAGCCTGACCGCCAATGCCCACCGCGCAGGCTGGCCGATGCCCAAATCCGTCGAGAAATTAGTCAGCGCCGAAATCAAGGCAAAGGCTGAGCGAGCCAAACGAAAGGAGTCCTAG
- a CDS encoding N-acetylmuramoyl-L-alanine amidase — translation MKITEMLLTNVNSRPKKKIVPKGVVIHWTANERSGANAAANRNYFNKPTTVASAHYIVDDKQIIRCLPEDEMGYHVGAKTYSQAALTKLSNYPNNCTIGIEMCVNADGSFAKMYEQTVALTADILKRHGWGAEHLWRHYDITGKNCPAFFVVNTTAQTYTEMSAKNAWAKFQQDVHRFLTAYPQKPQPNVDKCAVELTLTSTGKLIDDVSYVPIRMIAEAVGGAVEWEPSTQKVTVNGQEVSYVNDQGTTFAKTRELAALLGLQVEWDEPRKAVVLKK, via the coding sequence ATGAAAATCACCGAGATGCTTCTGACCAACGTAAATTCCCGCCCCAAAAAGAAAATCGTCCCAAAAGGTGTCGTCATCCACTGGACGGCCAACGAGCGCAGCGGTGCAAATGCCGCCGCAAACCGCAACTACTTCAACAAACCAACGACAGTCGCGAGCGCACACTACATCGTGGACGACAAACAAATCATTCGCTGTCTGCCCGAGGACGAGATGGGCTACCATGTCGGGGCGAAAACTTATTCACAGGCCGCCTTGACCAAATTGAGCAACTACCCGAACAACTGCACGATTGGGATTGAAATGTGCGTCAATGCAGATGGAAGTTTTGCGAAAATGTACGAGCAAACAGTGGCGCTGACCGCGGATATCTTGAAACGACATGGCTGGGGAGCCGAGCACCTGTGGCGTCATTACGACATTACGGGGAAAAACTGCCCAGCCTTTTTTGTCGTCAATACGACCGCGCAAACATATACGGAAATGTCAGCGAAGAACGCATGGGCAAAGTTTCAACAGGATGTCCACAGGTTTCTCACAGCTTATCCACAAAAACCACAGCCTAATGTGGATAAGTGCGCAGTTGAACTGACACTCACTTCCACAGGCAAACTAATCGATGACGTATCGTATGTACCCATCCGAATGATTGCGGAGGCAGTGGGTGGAGCCGTGGAATGGGAGCCTTCCACGCAAAAAGTGACCGTGAACGGACAGGAAGTCTCCTATGTAAACGACCAGGGAACTACTTTTGCGAAAACAAGAGAGCTTGCCGCCTTACTTGGATTGCAAGTGGAGTGGGACGAGCCGAGAAAGGCGGTCGTATTGAAGAAATAA
- a CDS encoding S4 domain-containing protein: MHIIEHTWVLRENHENQPVRRYCSNCGRIVLFFDTNIRRHNANGKNIYRFAIYKCEKNHTWNEKLAIYKAFTDHREVPDTEFSEEISPLSTLPLHEYQEKGVREVTIRIERAEVRFRLDKLLSEQIEGWSRSQIVRKIKDGQIRLNEQETKPSAVLSAADIIQIRIE, from the coding sequence ATGCATATCATCGAGCATACGTGGGTTTTACGTGAAAATCATGAAAATCAGCCAGTGCGGCGATATTGCAGCAATTGCGGGCGAATCGTTCTCTTTTTCGATACCAACATCCGCCGCCACAACGCTAACGGCAAAAACATATATCGCTTCGCTATCTATAAATGCGAGAAAAATCATACGTGGAACGAAAAGCTGGCCATCTACAAAGCCTTTACAGATCATCGGGAGGTGCCAGATACGGAGTTCAGTGAAGAAATCTCGCCACTATCTACTCTCCCCTTGCATGAATACCAGGAAAAGGGCGTTCGGGAAGTGACGATTCGGATTGAGCGCGCAGAGGTTCGCTTTCGCCTCGACAAGCTGCTGTCCGAACAAATAGAAGGCTGGAGTCGCAGCCAGATTGTCCGCAAGATCAAGGACGGGCAGATTCGACTGAATGAGCAGGAGACGAAGCCAAGTGCTGTCTTGAGTGCAGCGGATATCATTCAGATTAGGATTGAGTAA
- a CDS encoding glycosyltransferase family 2 protein, translating into MSVKTSVLIGSPICQKPDVLRMFLFSLEKLSSTNLTLHYLFVDDNHDPLSSKILQNFADKHMGQVDIIPAAGSLHPYTCDDTTHYWSDVLVWKVAGFKDEMIARAKHYDYDALFLIDSDLLLQPATLEVLLASDKQIISEIFWTSWTPDTVPVPQVWLKDEYTQFECARHEQISLEEQYLRKYAFYGQLRVPGVYEVGGLGACTLIRRKALQAGVSFKQIPNLSFWGEDRHFCIRAQALGLSLFVDTHHPAFHLYRESDFAEARTWMKQIYGSAPLRVKTTRPPVVNNTIPLGN; encoded by the coding sequence ATGAGCGTGAAAACGAGCGTGCTAATCGGAAGTCCAATTTGTCAGAAACCAGATGTTCTCCGGATGTTTTTGTTTTCGTTAGAAAAGCTGTCGAGCACAAACTTGACGTTGCATTATTTGTTCGTAGATGACAATCACGATCCGCTTTCGAGCAAAATCCTTCAAAACTTTGCAGACAAACACATGGGACAGGTCGACATTATCCCCGCTGCTGGCAGCCTCCATCCTTACACATGCGATGACACGACCCATTACTGGAGCGACGTACTCGTATGGAAGGTCGCTGGATTCAAGGACGAAATGATCGCCCGCGCCAAACACTACGATTACGATGCCCTCTTCCTCATTGATTCGGATTTGCTTCTCCAGCCAGCTACTTTGGAAGTTTTGCTGGCCTCTGACAAACAGATCATATCTGAAATCTTCTGGACGAGCTGGACACCAGATACCGTCCCCGTCCCTCAGGTATGGCTCAAAGATGAATACACCCAATTCGAATGCGCACGCCATGAACAAATTTCCTTAGAAGAACAATACTTGCGGAAGTACGCTTTCTACGGACAACTCCGTGTCCCCGGCGTATATGAGGTAGGTGGTTTAGGGGCTTGCACCCTCATCCGCAGAAAAGCGCTGCAGGCTGGCGTCAGCTTTAAGCAAATTCCAAATCTGAGCTTTTGGGGCGAGGACCGTCATTTCTGCATTCGGGCGCAGGCTTTGGGTTTGTCCCTTTTTGTGGATACACACCATCCCGCTTTTCATCTCTATCGGGAGAGTGACTTTGCGGAAGCGCGAACCTGGATGAAGCAAATCTACGGCTCCGCTCCTTTACGCGTCAAAACCACTCGCCCTCCTGTGGTCAACAACACAATTCCCCTTGGAAACTAA